One Triticum dicoccoides isolate Atlit2015 ecotype Zavitan chromosome 4B, WEW_v2.0, whole genome shotgun sequence genomic window carries:
- the LOC119295581 gene encoding 60S ribosomal protein L8 — MGRVIRAQRKGAGSVFKSHTHHRKGPARFRSLDFGERNGYLKGVVTDVIHDPGRGAPLAKVTFRHPFRYKHQKELFVAAEGMYTGQFVYCGRRATLSVGNVLPLRSVPEGGVICNVEHHVGDRGVFARASGDYAIVISHNPDNGTSRIKLPSGAKKIVPSSCRAMIGQVAGGGRTEKPMLKAGNAYHKYRVKRNSWPKVRGVAMNPVEHPHGGGNHQHIGHASTVRRDAPPGQKVGLIAARRTGRLRGQAAASAAKADKAT; from the exons ATGGGTCGCGTGATCCGCGCTCAGCGTAAGGGTGCGGGCTCCGTCTTCAAGTCCCACACCCACCACCGCAAGGGCCCCGCCCGGTTCAGGTCGCTCGACTTCGGCGAGCGCAACGGGTACCTCAAGGGCGTCGTCACCGATGTCATCCACGACCCGGGGCGTGGTGCGCCGCTGGCCAAGGTGACCTTCcgccacccgttcaggtacaagcaCCAGAAGGAGCTCTTCGTCGCCGCCGAGGGTATGTACACCGGCCAGTTCGTCTACTGCGGACGCCGCGCCACGCTCTCCGTCGGCAACGTCCTCCCGCTCCGCTCCGTGCCTGAGGGAGGCGTCATCTGCAACGTCGAGCACCACGTCGGCGACCGTGGTGTTTTCGCCAGGGCCTCCGGTGACTACGCCATCGTCATCAGCCACAACCCCGACAACGGTACCTCAAG GATCAAGCTCCCCTCTGGCGCCAAGAAGATCGTCCCAAGCAGCTGCCGTGCCATGATTGGTCAGGTTGCTGGTGGTGGCAGGACTGAGAAGCCAATGCTGAAGGCTGGTAACGCCTACCACAAGTACCGCGTGAAGAGGAACTCCTGGCCTAAGGTGCGTGGTGTGGCCATGAACCCTGTTGAGCATCCCCACGGAGGAGGTAACCACCAGCATATTGGTCACGCCTCCACTGTCCGCCGTGATGCACCACCTGGCCAGAAGGTTGGTCTCATCGCTGCCAGGAGGACTGGTCGTCTCAGAGGCCAGGCCGCCGCCTCTGCTGCCAAGGCCGACAAGGCCACTTAG